The Niastella koreensis GR20-10 genome includes a window with the following:
- a CDS encoding DUF3347 domain-containing protein — protein sequence MKQLLLIVVFVTTGFFVQKTFSQDSTTQYRLSQLLSQYYKVKDALVASNAGDAAANAEAFIKTLNTIDYKVISEGNVNALLKDASPISESKDIKKQRQYFANLSNNMASLAKATKFSSQPIYVEYCPMKKANWLSNDKVIKNPYFGNSMLTCGSVVETINQ from the coding sequence ATGAAACAGTTATTATTAATAGTTGTCTTCGTGACAACCGGGTTTTTCGTACAAAAAACTTTTTCGCAAGACAGTACAACGCAATATCGCCTTTCTCAGTTGCTTTCTCAATATTATAAGGTCAAAGATGCTTTGGTAGCATCAAACGCCGGTGATGCGGCAGCTAATGCCGAAGCATTTATAAAAACGCTCAATACTATTGACTATAAAGTTATTTCTGAGGGAAACGTTAATGCCCTGCTTAAAGATGCCAGTCCTATTTCCGAATCAAAGGACATCAAAAAACAACGGCAATACTTTGCCAATCTCTCAAATAATATGGCTTCACTTGCAAAAGCCACAAAATTTTCATCACAACCAATTTACGTGGAGTACTGCCCAATGAAAAAAGCGAACTGGCTCTCGAACGATAAGGTAATTAAGAACCCTTATTTTGGCAATTCCATGCTTACCTGCGGCTCTGTAGTAGAAACCATCAATCAATAA
- a CDS encoding copper-translocating P-type ATPase, which yields MNHSHHHNTNHHHAHDENLPHGQMGHDHHAMMIDDFKKRFYVVLVLTVPIVLLSPMIQHWLNLHIAFTGSQYVLFALSSVVFVYGGWPFLKGWVDEMKAKNPGMMTLIGFAITVAYVYSAATVFGLKGMDFFWELATLILIMLLGHWIEMKSVAGASRELELLVQLMPDEAHLQHGDHAMDVKTDTLKPNDIILIKPGEKIAADGIVAEGETAVNESMLTGESRPVNKKKGDKVIAGSVNGNGALKVQVLHDMKDSYLSQVINLVNEAQKAKSKTQLLADVAARWLTIIAIVAGIITFLYWYFNNQSLAFATERMVTVIVICCPHALGLAVPLVVARSTALSAKNGLLIKNRTAFENARKITMLVFDKTGTLTVGKFEVGRFGALQKEFTDNDVLQLAAALEQGSEHPIATGIIQKVKELNIKPVQAENIQALTGKGISGNVNQKKVQVVSPGYAKEKLGNALSGIDIKPGETLVYVLVNDKPAGFIALADQIRPESYDAIKTLHQHNIKTTLLTGDNAIVAESVSKELGIDHYIAEVLPHQKLEKIRELQQQGEYVAMTGDGVNDAPALAQADIGIAVGSGSDVAAETSGIILVNSNPQDIVNLILFGKATYRKMVQNLAWATGYNIVALPLAAGILYQSGILLTPAAGAVLMSLSTVIVAINASMLKVK from the coding sequence ATGAATCATAGCCACCATCATAATACAAATCATCATCATGCACATGACGAAAATCTACCGCATGGGCAAATGGGACATGATCATCATGCGATGATGATTGATGATTTCAAGAAACGCTTTTATGTAGTACTGGTGCTTACGGTACCAATCGTATTGTTATCGCCCATGATACAACACTGGCTGAATTTACATATAGCATTTACCGGGTCTCAGTATGTACTGTTTGCGTTATCATCGGTAGTGTTCGTATATGGTGGATGGCCTTTTTTGAAAGGCTGGGTAGATGAAATGAAAGCAAAGAACCCCGGAATGATGACACTAATAGGATTTGCTATTACCGTGGCCTATGTTTACAGCGCCGCCACTGTTTTTGGATTGAAGGGCATGGATTTCTTTTGGGAGCTGGCCACATTAATACTTATCATGCTACTGGGCCATTGGATTGAAATGAAATCTGTCGCAGGTGCTTCCCGCGAGTTGGAATTACTGGTTCAATTGATGCCGGATGAAGCACATTTGCAGCATGGTGATCATGCAATGGATGTAAAAACCGATACATTAAAACCCAACGACATTATACTGATAAAGCCTGGCGAAAAAATAGCTGCCGATGGTATAGTTGCTGAAGGGGAAACCGCTGTTAATGAGTCGATGCTTACCGGTGAATCGAGGCCGGTAAACAAGAAAAAGGGCGATAAAGTAATTGCCGGTAGTGTAAACGGCAATGGCGCTCTTAAAGTGCAGGTATTGCACGATATGAAGGATTCATACCTGAGCCAGGTGATTAACCTGGTGAATGAAGCACAGAAAGCAAAATCAAAAACACAGTTACTGGCCGATGTTGCGGCTCGTTGGTTAACGATCATTGCAATAGTAGCAGGTATCATAACTTTTTTGTATTGGTATTTCAACAATCAATCACTGGCCTTTGCTACTGAAAGAATGGTAACGGTAATTGTAATCTGTTGTCCGCATGCATTGGGCCTGGCCGTTCCCCTGGTAGTAGCCCGTTCAACAGCCCTGAGTGCGAAGAACGGCCTGTTGATCAAAAACAGAACAGCTTTTGAAAATGCCCGCAAAATCACAATGCTGGTATTTGATAAAACCGGCACGTTAACGGTAGGAAAATTTGAAGTGGGACGGTTTGGCGCTTTACAAAAAGAATTTACCGATAATGATGTGTTGCAACTGGCTGCAGCACTAGAACAGGGATCGGAGCACCCCATTGCCACAGGCATTATCCAAAAAGTAAAAGAGCTGAATATTAAACCTGTTCAGGCAGAAAATATCCAGGCGCTTACCGGCAAGGGTATTTCAGGAAATGTAAATCAAAAGAAGGTGCAGGTAGTAAGCCCGGGTTATGCAAAAGAGAAGTTGGGAAACGCACTCTCAGGAATCGATATTAAGCCTGGAGAAACGCTGGTGTATGTACTGGTAAATGATAAACCGGCGGGTTTCATTGCCCTGGCCGACCAGATAAGACCAGAATCGTATGATGCTATTAAAACACTGCATCAGCACAATATCAAAACCACTTTACTAACCGGAGATAACGCTATAGTGGCAGAGAGCGTAAGCAAAGAACTGGGCATCGATCATTATATCGCAGAAGTGCTGCCCCACCAGAAGCTGGAAAAAATAAGGGAATTGCAGCAGCAGGGCGAATATGTTGCGATGACCGGCGATGGGGTTAATGATGCACCTGCTTTGGCGCAGGCAGATATTGGTATTGCCGTTGGATCGGGCAGTGATGTGGCTGCCGAAACTTCGGGTATAATACTTGTAAACAGTAATCCGCAAGATATTGTAAACCTGATTTTATTTGGGAAGGCTACCTATCGCAAAATGGTGCAGAATCTGGCATGGGCAACAGGCTACAATATTGTGGCATTACCGCTGGCGGCAGGTATTTTATACCAATCAGGCATTCTTTTGACCCCTGCTGCCGGAGCCGTACTCATGAGCCTTAGCACGGTAATCGTAGCTATTAATGCAAGTATGTTAAAAGTGAAATGA
- a CDS encoding chromate transporter: MEPTYKLKDLIVYFLKLGTIGFGGPVALVGYMHRDLVEKRNWITEEDYKEGLALAQLAPGPLAAQLSIYLGYVHYRVIGATLVGLAFVLPSFLMVLGIGYAYVKAGGLPWMQAVFYGIGAAVIGIIAISSYKLSKKSLGKNWLLWGIAVVVAVATFITEREILWLILAGGIITWLYSASAKSKAKALFISPFLLQITTSITLNEKLSQIGWFFFKAGAFVFGSGLAIVPFLYGGVVKDHQWLGDQQFLDAVAVAMITPGPVVITVGFIGYLVAGFPGACIAALATFLPCYLFTVLPAPYFKKYGKHPAIKAFVDGVTAAAIGAIIGAVFVLGKRQITDVVSAVITVLTIVVLLKFKKVQEPIIIVVAAILGLVLKTWL; this comes from the coding sequence ATGGAACCTACTTACAAATTAAAAGACCTGATTGTATATTTTCTAAAGCTGGGAACTATAGGCTTTGGGGGGCCGGTAGCATTAGTTGGTTATATGCATCGTGACCTGGTTGAAAAACGTAATTGGATCACGGAAGAGGACTATAAAGAAGGTTTGGCACTTGCCCAATTAGCGCCAGGGCCGTTAGCTGCTCAGTTATCCATATACCTTGGCTATGTACACTACAGGGTTATTGGCGCAACGCTTGTTGGACTTGCTTTTGTGTTGCCTTCTTTCTTAATGGTTTTAGGAATAGGATATGCTTATGTAAAAGCGGGTGGATTACCCTGGATGCAGGCTGTTTTTTATGGTATTGGTGCTGCTGTAATTGGCATAATTGCCATTAGCAGTTATAAGCTATCTAAAAAAAGCCTGGGAAAGAATTGGTTATTATGGGGGATAGCTGTAGTGGTGGCAGTAGCTACGTTTATAACTGAAAGAGAAATTCTATGGCTAATACTGGCTGGTGGAATAATTACGTGGCTATATAGCGCATCAGCCAAATCAAAAGCCAAAGCATTGTTTATTTCGCCTTTTTTACTTCAGATAACAACCAGTATTACCTTAAATGAAAAATTATCGCAAATAGGCTGGTTCTTTTTTAAAGCTGGCGCTTTCGTGTTTGGCAGTGGATTGGCTATTGTACCATTTTTATACGGCGGTGTGGTAAAAGATCACCAATGGTTGGGTGACCAGCAATTCCTGGATGCGGTGGCTGTGGCAATGATCACACCAGGTCCTGTTGTGATTACGGTGGGTTTTATCGGTTATCTGGTTGCTGGTTTTCCTGGCGCCTGTATAGCTGCCCTTGCCACTTTCCTGCCCTGTTACCTGTTTACTGTTCTTCCGGCTCCTTATTTCAAGAAATATGGTAAGCATCCTGCTATAAAGGCTTTTGTTGATGGTGTTACAGCTGCGGCTATCGGTGCTATTATTGGAGCTGTATTTGTATTGGGAAAAAGGCAAATTACTGATGTTGTCTCTGCTGTAATTACTGTTCTTACCATTGTGGTATTGCTGAAGTTTAAAAAGGTACAGGAGCCGATTATTATTGTTGTTGCAGCAATACTGGGGCTGGTATTGAAAACCTGGCTGTAA
- a CDS encoding chromate resistance protein ChrB domain-containing protein produces MKWITREHPKIDRLACPWLIRRFIDPQGEIIYVPFDEVLNKAAQLDAIPFDIPGVEYTHYGAECTFDYLIKKHNIKDTAVHAMAPVVRGADTDHHEIAVQAAGLWAISAGLAYNHKDDYELLEKGMLIYDALYSWAKHLQKEKHTQQPFENLLLEVFNRFLKSKKGTGKKIPAWAQELKDLIQDHIDTNLSLKELSKDLSINPSYLSREFSKHFNNLSFGEYIRKQRIEKAMELMATPTYSLTEIAYLTGFSDQSHFTRIFKKHNGISPSEYRKNIDKK; encoded by the coding sequence ATGAAATGGATCACCCGCGAACATCCCAAAATTGACCGCCTGGCCTGCCCCTGGCTGATTCGGCGTTTTATTGATCCGCAGGGAGAGATCATTTATGTTCCTTTTGATGAAGTGCTGAATAAAGCAGCACAGCTCGATGCCATTCCTTTTGACATACCTGGCGTTGAATATACCCATTATGGAGCGGAATGCACCTTTGACTACCTGATAAAAAAGCATAATATTAAGGATACGGCGGTACACGCAATGGCCCCGGTTGTAAGAGGCGCCGATACTGACCACCATGAAATAGCCGTGCAGGCAGCCGGCTTGTGGGCTATTTCCGCAGGTCTTGCTTACAATCATAAAGACGACTACGAGCTGCTGGAGAAGGGAATGCTTATTTATGATGCTTTATACAGTTGGGCAAAACACCTGCAAAAAGAAAAGCATACCCAGCAGCCATTTGAAAACCTGTTACTGGAGGTATTCAACAGGTTCCTGAAAAGCAAAAAAGGAACCGGCAAAAAGATACCGGCCTGGGCGCAGGAGCTTAAGGACCTCATACAAGATCACATTGATACCAATCTCAGCTTAAAAGAACTTTCCAAAGACCTTTCCATCAACCCGTCTTACCTGTCGCGGGAGTTTTCCAAACATTTCAATAACCTGTCATTCGGTGAATACATTCGAAAACAACGGATTGAAAAGGCAATGGAATTAATGGCAACACCAACCTACTCCCTTACAGAAATAGCCTATCTCACTGGTTTTTCCGACCAAAGTCATTTTACCAGGATATTTAAAAAACATAACGGCATAAGTCCCTCCGAATACCGGAAAAACATCGATAAAAAGTAA
- a CDS encoding chromate resistance protein ChrB domain-containing protein, with the protein MKWITRERPKIDRIACPWLIKRFVDKEAEFVYVPKEKVIDEAQKLNAIAYDIAGVEYTHYGEECTFDYIVKKHGITDDAVQQIAMIVRGADTHRFDLAQQAAGLWAISAGLSVNYKNDHEQLEIGMKIYDALYSWAKYAKEEIHTWNNKA; encoded by the coding sequence ATGAAATGGATTACAAGGGAACGACCCAAAATTGACCGCATTGCCTGTCCCTGGCTGATCAAACGTTTTGTTGATAAGGAAGCGGAGTTCGTATATGTGCCAAAGGAAAAAGTAATTGATGAGGCCCAAAAGCTCAATGCCATTGCTTATGATATAGCTGGTGTTGAATATACCCACTATGGAGAAGAATGTACGTTTGATTATATAGTGAAAAAGCATGGAATAACTGATGATGCGGTACAGCAAATAGCTATGATTGTACGCGGGGCCGATACACACCGGTTTGATCTGGCACAACAGGCTGCCGGATTATGGGCCATTTCGGCCGGCCTGTCTGTAAATTATAAAAATGACCACGAACAGTTGGAAATCGGTATGAAAATATACGATGCGCTGTATAGCTGGGCAAAGTACGCCAAGGAAGAAATTCACACCTGGAATAATAAAGCATAA
- a CDS encoding heavy metal-binding domain-containing protein, with protein MKKIIALAFALLFAVPVLFAQTKAGKVDTTKHPTYYSCSMHPDIVSAKPGKCPKCGMELILSGKEQMKAVATKSYRCPVHVDVYSHDPGKCPQCGRKLQLSAKEQMKAEVGKVYTCPMHPEVALNKDGVCPKCGKALVEKKN; from the coding sequence ATGAAAAAGATAATCGCCTTAGCCTTTGCATTATTATTCGCAGTACCTGTTCTGTTTGCACAAACAAAAGCTGGCAAAGTAGATACTACAAAACATCCAACATATTACAGCTGCTCAATGCATCCTGATATAGTTAGTGCTAAACCAGGCAAATGTCCTAAATGTGGAATGGAGCTTATTCTTTCCGGTAAGGAACAAATGAAAGCAGTAGCAACAAAAAGTTATCGTTGTCCCGTTCATGTAGATGTATATAGCCATGATCCGGGTAAATGTCCGCAATGTGGCAGAAAACTTCAGCTTTCTGCTAAAGAACAAATGAAAGCTGAGGTTGGGAAAGTTTATACGTGTCCTATGCACCCTGAGGTGGCGCTCAATAAAGATGGGGTTTGCCCAAAATGTGGTAAAGCATTAGTTGAAAAGAAAAATTAG
- a CDS encoding multicopper oxidase domain-containing protein: MNRKLQLMKKIFWMGLLMCLYFFAGAQTKVIYTCTMHPQIKMDKPGKCPICGMTLVKKTIKVSPSTTVPEKKQPKKMGDMPMKNDMDKMDMKKDTAQNTNMPMQMNDHQMKTDSAEMAGASEIQSKVNVVPGKTVRYDLYVKDTMVNFTGKHKPAIAVNGSIPAPTLIFTEGDTAEIYLHNLLQEETSLHWHGIILPNHADGVPFLTTAPVKPGETHVYKFKVVQNGTYWYHSHSSLQEQAGMYGALIFKTAEQPENQSSAMEHASMPMHMGNNVFDKEFTVVLSEWADENPMQIQRRLRTGNDWYSINKGSTQSYAEAIKEGYLKTKLTNEWKRMKAMDVSDVYYNRFLVNGKPENTVSEFNAGEKIKLKVVNAGASSYFWLGYAGGKITVIGNDGNDMVPTEVDRLIIAPAETYDLIVTIPENMSYEFRATSEDRTGHSSLWLGTGMKMPAPTLPRLKYFEGMKMMNDMMSVNGTMKNMGMNMHNQMMDMNSVMYPEIMGDSQEGDSDSTQMDHSHHMDMNKNRQDTSSDKIGNTQDMSGMNMSSGSGIVTLNYDMLRSPVKTSLPDGPMKVLHFTLTGNMNRYVWTIDNKTVRESDRILIKKGENVKIILTNNSMMRHPMHLHGHDFRVLNSQGEYAPLKNVIDIMPMETDTIEFAANQSGNWFFHCHILFHMMAGMGRVFTYDNSPVNPELPDAEKAYKMFRNQKDQNMRHLMIQAGLETNGSDGQLMVSSNRYALQGLWHLGYKPEDSYEGELNFGRYIGVNQWLFPYIGFDYHYKKIDGEPKKQEDYKNLFGQISNKNDRKTFVAGIQYTLPWLVLADGRIDGNGKLRFQLSREDVPVTKRLRFNIMGNTDKEYAVGFRYVVSKWFAISSHYDSDMGLGAGFTVTY, translated from the coding sequence ATGAACAGAAAACTTCAGCTAATGAAAAAAATATTTTGGATGGGGTTGCTTATGTGCCTGTACTTTTTTGCCGGTGCCCAAACTAAGGTAATCTATACTTGTACTATGCACCCTCAAATAAAGATGGATAAGCCAGGCAAGTGTCCAATATGCGGTATGACACTGGTAAAGAAAACGATAAAAGTTTCACCTTCCACAACAGTTCCTGAAAAAAAGCAACCTAAGAAAATGGGCGACATGCCCATGAAAAATGACATGGACAAAATGGACATGAAAAAAGATACGGCCCAAAATACGAACATGCCCATGCAAATGAATGATCACCAAATGAAAACGGATAGTGCGGAGATGGCGGGCGCCAGTGAGATTCAAAGTAAGGTAAATGTTGTTCCGGGAAAAACAGTGCGGTATGATTTATATGTAAAAGATACAATGGTAAACTTCACAGGTAAGCATAAACCGGCAATTGCTGTCAATGGCTCAATACCTGCCCCCACACTAATCTTTACAGAAGGTGATACCGCCGAAATATATCTCCACAATTTGCTTCAGGAAGAAACATCACTGCATTGGCATGGAATTATTTTGCCTAACCATGCCGACGGGGTTCCGTTTCTTACAACAGCTCCTGTAAAACCTGGTGAAACGCATGTATATAAGTTTAAAGTTGTGCAAAATGGAACATATTGGTATCATTCGCATAGCTCTTTACAGGAGCAGGCCGGCATGTATGGAGCGTTGATATTTAAGACAGCGGAACAGCCGGAAAATCAATCTTCGGCTATGGAGCATGCTTCTATGCCAATGCATATGGGTAATAACGTTTTTGACAAGGAATTCACGGTTGTTTTAAGCGAATGGGCAGATGAGAACCCCATGCAGATTCAGCGGCGCCTGCGTACTGGAAACGATTGGTATTCTATTAATAAAGGAAGTACTCAAAGCTATGCTGAGGCAATAAAAGAAGGATACCTTAAAACCAAGTTAACCAATGAATGGAAAAGGATGAAAGCGATGGATGTAAGTGATGTTTATTATAACCGTTTTTTGGTGAATGGCAAACCTGAAAATACAGTTTCGGAATTTAACGCGGGCGAAAAGATAAAGCTTAAAGTTGTTAATGCGGGCGCTTCCAGTTATTTCTGGCTTGGATATGCAGGAGGAAAAATAACGGTGATCGGAAACGATGGCAATGATATGGTACCTACAGAAGTGGATCGTTTGATTATAGCGCCGGCCGAAACCTATGATCTTATTGTAACAATTCCGGAAAATATGAGTTATGAATTTCGGGCTACTTCAGAAGACAGAACCGGGCATTCTTCTTTATGGCTGGGAACCGGCATGAAAATGCCTGCACCTACCTTACCCCGATTGAAGTATTTTGAGGGCATGAAGATGATGAACGACATGATGAGCGTGAACGGCACCATGAAGAACATGGGCATGAACATGCACAATCAGATGATGGACATGAATTCGGTAATGTATCCCGAGATTATGGGCGATAGCCAGGAAGGTGATTCTGATTCTACGCAAATGGATCATTCACATCACATGGATATGAATAAAAATCGTCAAGACACCTCTTCTGATAAAATAGGAAACACGCAGGATATGAGTGGAATGAATATGAGCAGCGGTTCCGGTATTGTTACATTAAATTATGATATGCTCCGTTCACCGGTAAAAACCTCTTTACCTGATGGTCCCATGAAAGTGTTGCATTTTACCCTTACTGGAAACATGAACCGATATGTATGGACAATCGACAATAAAACAGTTCGCGAATCAGATAGAATACTTATAAAAAAAGGCGAAAATGTAAAGATCATACTAACCAATAATTCTATGATGCGGCACCCTATGCACCTTCATGGTCATGATTTCAGGGTGCTGAATAGCCAGGGTGAATATGCACCCTTAAAAAATGTAATTGATATTATGCCAATGGAAACCGATACCATAGAATTTGCAGCCAACCAAAGCGGCAACTGGTTCTTTCATTGCCATATTCTGTTTCATATGATGGCCGGTATGGGCAGGGTATTTACCTACGACAATTCACCGGTAAACCCTGAATTGCCGGATGCCGAAAAAGCATATAAGATGTTCAGAAACCAGAAAGATCAAAATATGCGTCATTTAATGATACAGGCAGGATTAGAAACGAATGGCAGTGACGGACAACTAATGGTTTCGTCAAACCGCTATGCATTGCAGGGGCTCTGGCACTTAGGTTATAAACCAGAGGACAGTTATGAAGGAGAGCTAAACTTTGGGCGTTATATTGGCGTTAATCAATGGTTGTTCCCATATATAGGTTTTGACTATCACTATAAGAAAATAGACGGCGAGCCGAAAAAGCAGGAAGATTACAAAAACCTATTTGGCCAGATCAGCAATAAGAATGACCGAAAAACTTTCGTTGCAGGTATTCAATATACTTTACCCTGGCTAGTATTAGCCGATGGAAGAATTGACGGCAACGGAAAACTCAGGTTTCAACTAAGCCGTGAAGATGTGCCTGTTACAAAGCGCCTGCGGTTCAATATTATGGGGAATACCGACAAGGAATACGCCGTAGGATTCAGGTACGTTGTATCAAAATGGTTTGCCATTTCTTCGCATTACGATAGTGATATGGGCTTGGGTGCGGGCTTTACGGTAACTTATTAA
- a CDS encoding Hsp20/alpha crystallin family protein: protein MSTKELTRGGQSFPALFDDFFRPWNEWFGMGKSLTTPAVNIIDNKNHYEVSVGAPGMKKNDFNIDVEDNMLTISCEKEEKKEEKDERYTRKEYNYTSFRRSFTLPEEVIKDKIEAVYEDGVLRITLPKTEEAKKATLSKHITVK from the coding sequence ATGTCAACAAAAGAATTAACCAGAGGAGGGCAATCATTCCCGGCATTATTTGATGATTTCTTCAGACCATGGAATGAATGGTTTGGAATGGGGAAAAGCCTTACCACCCCTGCTGTTAACATTATCGATAACAAAAACCATTACGAAGTATCGGTTGGCGCCCCCGGCATGAAGAAAAATGATTTTAATATCGATGTGGAAGATAATATGCTGACGATTAGTTGCGAAAAGGAGGAAAAGAAAGAAGAAAAGGACGAACGTTATACGCGCAAGGAATACAATTACACTTCTTTCCGCCGCAGTTTTACATTACCTGAAGAAGTTATTAAGGATAAGATTGAGGCGGTTTATGAAGATGGTGTTCTACGTATAACACTTCCTAAAACCGAAGAAGCTAAAAAAGCAACCTTATCAAAACACATTACCGTTAAATGA
- a CDS encoding chemotaxis protein CheB gives MLHQYIIAIGGSAGSLMPLCRFFDYTLLNNASYIILRHMPINYQSKLNEILQSHSELGIQQATQGACIENNMIYYAPPFHHLEIKDSTFQLIKRIDGANQEIDMFMGSLALNENKRRSIAVILSGEGRDGVKGTAAIKKAGGLVIVQAPESCEHTGLPLAVIDSGNADFVLLPQDMPVIIHAYVNHNERKELYRNKLQE, from the coding sequence ATGCTACATCAATATATAATTGCTATTGGCGGTTCTGCAGGGTCTTTAATGCCGTTATGCAGGTTTTTTGACTATACCCTGTTGAACAATGCCTCGTATATTATACTTCGGCATATGCCAATAAACTACCAAAGCAAACTGAATGAGATCCTGCAATCACACTCAGAACTGGGAATACAACAGGCAACACAGGGCGCTTGCATAGAAAACAATATGATTTATTATGCGCCTCCATTTCATCACCTTGAAATTAAGGATAGCACTTTTCAGCTTATTAAAAGGATAGATGGTGCCAATCAGGAGATCGATATGTTTATGGGGTCGCTGGCGTTAAATGAAAATAAAAGACGTTCTATTGCAGTAATTCTTTCCGGCGAAGGGAGGGATGGGGTGAAAGGAACAGCCGCTATTAAGAAAGCAGGGGGACTGGTGATCGTGCAAGCACCGGAAAGCTGTGAACATACCGGATTGCCTCTGGCCGTTATAGATAGCGGTAATGCCGACTTTGTGCTTTTACCGCAGGATATGCCGGTAATTATTCATGCCTATGTTAACCATAATGAAAGGAAAGAATTATATCGGAATAAATTGCAGGAATGA